The window TCGGCAAGAAAAATCCGGCACCACCGGCTTTGCAATAAGCATGAATTGCATGAATCGTGGCTGCATCAGGATAAACGGCCAGTAATCTGTCGTGTGCGCCATAGAGTTGAATATCTATCAACGCAGGCAATACCGTGTGTGTATCGTAGTGATTGTCCTGATTCGGTTCTATTGCAACAATGTGTTTATCGGCAATCACCACAGTATGATCGTACAACCAATGATTGCCGGTAAAAAGCCGTGCAGTTTTAATGCGTTGTTCAGCCATGGTGAATGGTAAAGGGGTCTGCGTCTTTTAAGAAAGGAAGTTTGTTGCGGATATCGTCCAGCGGTTGTTTTTCCAGTGTGATGGTGTGTACATCATCGCCATGGGCTTTTTCATACAGTATAGTACCCATCGCATCAACTACCATGCTATCACCACTGTGGTAAATATCATTACCGTCTCTGCCTACACGGTTCACACCAATCACATAACACTGATTCTCGATGGCTCTTGCCTGCAACAGTGTTTTCCATGCATGATTTCTTCTTTCGGGCCAATTCGCAACATAGAGCAGCACATCGTATTCGGGTCCATCATGTTGTTGTTGTCTGGCCCAAACGGGGAAACGCAAGTCGTAGCAGATTTGCAGATTGATGCGCCATCCTTTCACCGATGCAATCAAACGCTTGCTGCCCGGTGTATAATGCTTGTCCTCGCCTGCATAGCCAAAACAATGTTTCTTATCGTAATAACCATATTCGCCGTTAGGCAGCATCCAGATTAATCGGTTGTGGTATTGACCATTCTCTTCAATCATCAGACTGCCGGTTAGAATGATTTTTTTCTCCGCAGCTGTGTTGCGCATCCAGGTGACTGTTGGACCGTCCATCTTTTCTGCAAAGATTTCCGGGCGCATGCTGAAACCGGTAGAGAACATTTCCGGCAATACCACTACTTCAGTGTGTTCATGGATGTTGTGGATGATGGAACTAAAGTGCTGGATATTGGCTGTCTTGTCCTCCCAAACCAAAGCTTGTTGCAAAAGGGTAAATGTTAGGGTTGACATACACTGATTTTTGATAAAGTTACTGAGCTCGTTGAAAGCGGTAGGCAAAACCTATTACGCCATAATTCTGATTATTGGTTTGTGAAGTAGCTTCCTTACCCTGGTGCACAACTTCAACACGTAGTGTGGTTCTGTTCTTTGCATAGCAGAAACCAAAGCGGTGTTCAGGTAAAAAATTGCTGGGACTTGCCGTTACCACGGGTGCGCCGGGTTTATTGCCCATGGGGCCCTGTATGGTAGCATTATACCATTGCCAGGTAATAGATGGGTAATAATAAACAAAGACCTCTTCTTTATGCTGCCACTTTGCTTGTCCCTTGTGGATGCGGTTATTGAACAAAGCAGTTTGTTGCATGGCTTCAGCCTTACCTAAAACAA is drawn from Chitinophagales bacterium and contains these coding sequences:
- a CDS encoding amidohydrolase, yielding MSTLTFTLLQQALVWEDKTANIQHFSSIIHNIHEHTEVVVLPEMFSTGFSMRPEIFAEKMDGPTVTWMRNTAAEKKIILTGSLMIEENGQYHNRLIWMLPNGEYGYYDKKHCFGYAGEDKHYTPGSKRLIASVKGWRINLQICYDLRFPVWARQQQHDGPEYDVLLYVANWPERRNHAWKTLLQARAIENQCYVIGVNRVGRDGNDIYHSGDSMVVDAMGTILYEKAHGDDVHTITLEKQPLDDIRNKLPFLKDADPFTIHHG